One genomic segment of Pedobacter endophyticus includes these proteins:
- a CDS encoding pyridoxal-phosphate dependent enzyme: MWYNNILETIGNTPLVKLNTITKGVSGTILAKIETTNPGNSIKDRMAVKMIEDAEKSGKLKPGGTIIEGTSGNTGMGLAMAAIIKGYKCIFTTTDKQSKEKVDALRAFGAEVIVCPTNVEPEDPRSYYSVSSRLEREVPNSWKPNQYDNLANTQAHYEQTGPEIWEQTEGKITHLVVGVGTGGTISGTGKYLKEKNPNIQVWGIDTYGSVFKKYKETGIFDKDEIYPYITEGIGEDFLPANVNFEVIDLFEKVTDKDAALMTRDIARKEGIFVGNSAGAAIAGLLQLKAKLKPEDVVVVIFHDHGSRYMGKMYNEDWLRERGFLQDEKLTAKSILAKKESAEIVTLDNQKTVLEAINTIKSMNISQIPVTQQGMIVGKIAESDILSALLENPGLKSAPIAEIMTSTFPFVDLNTSIDRISSLINKENSAVLVEDDSGKIEIITQYDIINAISG; encoded by the coding sequence ATGTGGTACAATAACATTCTAGAAACCATTGGCAACACACCATTGGTTAAATTAAATACAATAACAAAGGGAGTTTCGGGAACGATTTTAGCGAAAATTGAAACAACAAACCCCGGAAACTCAATTAAAGACCGCATGGCGGTGAAAATGATTGAGGATGCAGAGAAAAGTGGCAAACTGAAACCGGGTGGAACCATTATTGAAGGTACATCGGGAAATACGGGAATGGGCCTGGCCATGGCTGCAATTATTAAAGGTTATAAATGTATTTTCACTACAACTGATAAACAATCGAAAGAAAAGGTAGATGCCTTACGTGCTTTTGGTGCTGAGGTTATCGTTTGTCCAACAAACGTTGAGCCCGAAGATCCGCGTTCTTATTATTCGGTATCGTCTCGCTTGGAGCGTGAGGTTCCAAATTCGTGGAAACCAAATCAGTATGATAATTTAGCAAATACACAAGCACATTACGAACAAACCGGGCCCGAAATTTGGGAACAGACCGAAGGAAAGATTACCCATTTAGTTGTTGGCGTGGGTACTGGCGGAACAATTTCTGGTACGGGGAAATATCTTAAAGAAAAGAACCCGAATATACAGGTTTGGGGAATTGATACTTACGGATCGGTGTTCAAAAAATATAAGGAAACGGGTATTTTCGATAAGGATGAGATTTATCCCTACATTACAGAGGGGATTGGAGAAGATTTCCTTCCTGCAAACGTAAACTTCGAGGTGATTGACTTATTTGAAAAGGTAACCGATAAGGATGCAGCATTAATGACCCGCGACATCGCCAGAAAAGAAGGCATTTTTGTAGGTAACTCTGCCGGAGCGGCCATTGCAGGACTGCTTCAGTTAAAAGCTAAATTAAAGCCAGAAGATGTTGTTGTGGTAATCTTTCACGATCATGGAAGCCGCTATATGGGCAAAATGTACAACGAAGACTGGCTTCGTGAAAGGGGCTTTTTACAAGATGAAAAGCTGACAGCGAAATCAATATTAGCGAAAAAGGAAAGTGCAGAGATTGTTACCTTAGATAACCAGAAAACGGTTCTCGAAGCCATTAACACCATCAAATCGATGAATATTTCTCAAATTCCGGTTACGCAACAAGGAATGATTGTTGGTAAGATTGCCGAAAGCGATATTTTATCGGCATTGCTCGAAAATCCGGGCTTAAAATCTGCTCCAATTGCTGAAATCATGACCTCAACTTTTCCTTTTGTTGATTTGAATACTTCGATAGATCGCATTTCATCGTTGATCAATAAAGAAAATTCTGCGGTGTTGGTAGAAGATGATAGCGGAAAGATTGAGATTATCACCCAATATGATATTATCAATGCGATATCGGGGTAA
- the murA gene encoding UDP-N-acetylglucosamine 1-carboxyvinyltransferase — protein sequence MNAFEITGGIKLKGEITPQGAKNEALQILSAVLLTKEKIIISNIPDIKDVNKLIELLGDLGVVVERINKDTYSFEARNIDLNFFESDTFKAKGGGLRGSIMIVGPLLARFGKAAIPKPGGDKIGRRRLDTHFIGFEKLGAKFIYDSKKAFFNVDATNLQGAYILLDEASVTGTANIVMAAVLAKGTTTIYNAACEPYLQQLCKMLNRMGAKISGIGSNLLTIEGVDVLGGTEHRMLPDMIEIGSFIGMAAMTESEITIKNVCYDELGVIPEVFKKLGIKLERRGDDIYVPSQKHYEIDTFIDGSILTIADSPWPGFTPDLLSIVLVVATQAKGNVLIHQKMFESRLFFVDKLIDMGAQIILCDPHRATVNGIDKKYKLRGISMTSPDIRAGVSLLIAALSAEGKSTIYNIEQIERGYQDIDTRLRALGAQIKRVNADAPSH from the coding sequence ATGAACGCATTTGAAATAACAGGCGGAATCAAATTAAAGGGAGAAATTACACCCCAGGGGGCAAAAAACGAAGCCTTACAAATTTTATCGGCGGTGTTACTGACCAAAGAAAAAATCATAATTAGCAACATCCCAGATATTAAAGATGTAAACAAGCTGATCGAATTGTTGGGCGATTTGGGCGTTGTAGTAGAGCGTATTAATAAAGACACGTACAGTTTCGAGGCCAGGAATATCGATCTCAACTTTTTTGAATCGGATACTTTTAAGGCCAAAGGCGGTGGTTTGCGTGGCTCGATTATGATTGTTGGCCCGCTATTGGCCCGTTTTGGTAAAGCGGCTATTCCGAAGCCCGGAGGCGACAAAATTGGTCGCAGGCGCTTAGACACCCACTTTATCGGCTTCGAAAAACTAGGTGCAAAGTTTATTTACGATAGCAAAAAAGCTTTTTTTAATGTCGATGCCACCAATTTACAGGGTGCCTATATTTTATTGGATGAGGCCTCGGTAACAGGAACCGCCAACATTGTAATGGCCGCTGTTTTAGCAAAAGGAACAACTACGATTTATAACGCAGCCTGCGAACCTTATTTGCAGCAACTTTGCAAAATGCTAAACCGCATGGGCGCAAAAATATCGGGCATTGGCTCTAATCTGCTTACCATTGAAGGTGTGGATGTATTAGGCGGTACGGAACATAGAATGTTGCCTGACATGATCGAGATTGGCTCTTTTATTGGCATGGCAGCAATGACCGAATCGGAAATTACCATCAAAAACGTTTGTTACGACGAGCTTGGCGTAATTCCGGAGGTGTTTAAAAAGTTAGGTATTAAGCTGGAGCGCCGCGGCGATGACATTTATGTTCCCTCGCAAAAGCATTACGAAATCGATACGTTTATCGATGGCTCAATATTAACCATCGCCGATTCGCCGTGGCCAGGGTTTACGCCAGATTTGTTAAGTATTGTTTTAGTGGTTGCTACGCAAGCCAAGGGCAATGTGCTCATTCACCAGAAAATGTTCGAAAGCCGTTTGTTTTTCGTAGATAAATTGATCGACATGGGCGCTCAAATCATTCTGTGCGATCCGCACCGCGCAACCGTAAACGGAATTGATAAAAAATACAAGCTTCGCGGCATCAGCATGACTTCTCCTGACATTCGGGCCGGGGTTTCGCTATTAATCGCAGCCCTATCTGCCGAAGGTAAATCGACAATCTACAATATCGAACAGATTGAGCGTGGTTATCAGGACATTGATACGCGCTTGCGTGCATTAGGCGCACAAATTAAACGTGTGAACGCCGACGCACCGAGTCACTAA
- a CDS encoding DUF4290 domain-containing protein: MNFDYNTTRSHLILSEYGRNVQNMVKYICELPTIEERNKYAQAVIDLMGFLQPHLRDVADFKHKLWDHLHIISGYQIDVDSPYPKPLPENAYKKPEPLAYPQQRITYKHYGKTVEGLIEKAMGEQDPERRKVMVQGIANFMKMAYVTWNKDNVSDETIIKDLSYLSGGLLTLDEGVNLAKVEFRAQNPRQNSSNNSRGRSNNNNNNNGKNRQNNNNRGRSNNKSKY, translated from the coding sequence ATGAATTTCGACTATAATACTACGCGAAGCCATTTGATTTTATCTGAATATGGCCGCAACGTTCAAAATATGGTGAAGTATATTTGCGAATTACCAACCATTGAAGAACGAAATAAATATGCACAGGCTGTTATCGACCTGATGGGATTTTTACAGCCCCATTTACGCGATGTTGCCGATTTTAAGCACAAACTTTGGGATCACCTTCACATCATTTCTGGTTATCAGATCGATGTAGATAGCCCCTACCCAAAACCACTGCCCGAAAATGCCTACAAAAAACCTGAACCTCTGGCCTATCCGCAGCAACGGATTACGTACAAACATTATGGCAAAACTGTTGAAGGTTTAATCGAAAAAGCCATGGGCGAGCAAGATCCCGAACGAAGGAAAGTGATGGTGCAAGGCATCGCAAACTTTATGAAGATGGCCTACGTTACCTGGAATAAGGATAACGTTTCGGATGAAACCATCATTAAAGACCTGAGTTATCTTTCTGGAGGCTTACTTACGCTCGATGAGGGCGTGAATTTGGCTAAAGTTGAATTCAGGGCGCAAAATCCTCGTCAGAATAGTAGCAACAATAGCAGGGGCCGTAGCAATAATAACAATAACAACAACGGAAAAAACCGTCAGAACAACAATAACCGCGGAAGAAGCAACAATAAATCTAAATATTAA
- a CDS encoding SixA phosphatase family protein yields the protein MAKELLLVRHGKSDWGNLTLKDFDRPLNKRGKENAPEMAERLLSRGLKFDLMVSSPAKRAKSTAKYFAEAYQTDHIQYEEAIYEANTSALLSVVNGLDNAADRVIMFGHNPGFTDFANELSNANIYNIPTAGMVLISFPFDSWELVSGGTGDLVFFDYPKNSDEI from the coding sequence ATGGCTAAGGAGTTATTGTTGGTTCGCCACGGAAAATCGGATTGGGGAAATTTGACTTTAAAGGACTTCGATCGTCCGCTAAATAAACGTGGCAAAGAGAATGCACCCGAAATGGCAGAGCGCTTGCTAAGCAGGGGCCTTAAATTCGACTTAATGGTTAGCAGCCCCGCAAAAAGGGCCAAATCGACGGCTAAATACTTTGCCGAGGCGTATCAAACAGACCACATTCAATACGAAGAAGCCATTTATGAAGCCAATACAAGTGCGCTGTTGAGCGTTGTTAACGGTTTGGATAATGCTGCGGATAGGGTGATCATGTTTGGGCACAACCCGGGCTTTACCGATTTCGCTAACGAGTTAAGCAATGCCAATATTTATAACATTCCAACCGCAGGAATGGTACTCATTTCTTTCCCTTTCGATTCGTGGGAATTGGTAAGCGGGGGAACCGGCGACTTGGTTTTCTTCGATTATCCAAAAAATAGCGATGAGATTTAA
- a CDS encoding DNA polymerase/3'-5' exonuclease PolX → MENKAIARKLRLLSQLMELHEENPFKIKSIANAYFKVDKLPFALKDKPFNELEKIDGIGKSLAAKIVELLQTGELTELTDMIAKTPEGVVEMLGIKGIGPKKIAIIWHKLGIESIGELYYACNENRLTEAKGFGLKTQEEIKNAIEFKLAANGRFLYSQVEGFANAIFAELSAWLTQVDAGYSLGFAGQYRRCCEIIDELEFVIGTDAIEEVTSKLPSFEPLSLIKGEEAFITTTVAGLRIKIFLTPNADFHLLWFKQTGNNEHVAKVLKLAGNGPFNAEIEIYAAAGLSYIEPELREDFDEIDLARENKLPTLINYKDLKGSLHNHSTWSDGVHTLEEMATYCKETLNLQYLGICDHSKTAVYAKGLNEQRVFGQHQEIDKLNEKLAPFKIFKGIESDILSDGSLDYTDDILKTFDFVVASIHSNLRMDEAKATARLLKAIENPFTTILGHPTGRMLLTRAGYPIDYKKIIDACAANNVVIEINANPLRLDLDWRWHRYALEKGVLLSVNPDAHRMEGFHDMHYGILVARKGGLSADKCLNALSLEEITHYFGTKKANEVNR, encoded by the coding sequence ATGGAAAACAAAGCCATCGCCCGCAAGCTTCGCCTTTTATCGCAGTTAATGGAACTGCATGAAGAAAATCCCTTCAAGATCAAATCGATTGCAAACGCCTATTTTAAGGTAGATAAACTTCCCTTTGCATTAAAAGATAAACCTTTTAACGAATTAGAAAAAATTGATGGGATTGGCAAAAGCCTGGCGGCAAAAATTGTAGAATTGCTGCAAACAGGTGAGTTGACGGAGCTTACCGACATGATTGCGAAAACCCCTGAAGGCGTTGTAGAAATGTTGGGCATTAAAGGCATCGGACCGAAAAAGATAGCCATTATCTGGCATAAACTGGGCATAGAAAGCATTGGCGAACTCTATTATGCCTGCAATGAAAATCGGCTTACAGAGGCCAAGGGCTTCGGCTTAAAAACGCAGGAGGAAATTAAAAATGCCATTGAGTTTAAACTTGCTGCCAACGGCAGATTTCTATATTCACAAGTGGAGGGCTTCGCAAATGCCATATTTGCCGAGCTATCTGCATGGCTTACACAGGTAGATGCCGGTTATTCGCTGGGCTTTGCGGGGCAATATAGGCGCTGTTGCGAGATTATCGACGAGCTCGAATTTGTAATCGGTACCGACGCTATTGAGGAGGTTACATCAAAACTACCATCTTTTGAGCCGCTTTCGTTAATTAAAGGCGAAGAAGCTTTTATTACAACAACTGTTGCGGGTTTAAGGATAAAGATATTTTTAACGCCAAATGCTGATTTCCACCTGCTTTGGTTTAAACAAACGGGCAATAATGAACACGTAGCAAAGGTGCTGAAATTAGCTGGCAACGGCCCATTCAACGCCGAAATTGAAATATATGCCGCAGCAGGGCTGAGTTACATTGAGCCCGAATTGCGTGAGGATTTTGATGAAATTGATCTGGCCAGAGAAAATAAGCTACCAACGCTAATCAACTACAAAGACTTAAAAGGAAGTCTGCACAACCACTCTACCTGGAGCGATGGCGTACATACGCTCGAAGAAATGGCCACCTACTGTAAAGAAACATTAAATCTGCAATATCTGGGCATTTGCGATCACTCTAAAACTGCCGTTTATGCAAAAGGCTTAAACGAACAACGCGTTTTTGGTCAGCATCAGGAAATAGATAAGCTCAACGAAAAGCTGGCTCCATTCAAGATCTTTAAAGGCATTGAAAGCGACATATTGAGCGATGGTTCATTGGATTATACGGACGACATTTTAAAAACTTTCGACTTCGTTGTTGCTTCAATTCATAGCAATTTACGAATGGATGAAGCGAAAGCAACCGCTCGTTTACTCAAAGCGATCGAAAATCCATTTACCACTATTTTAGGCCATCCAACCGGCCGCATGCTCTTAACACGGGCCGGTTATCCGATTGATTATAAGAAAATAATTGATGCCTGCGCGGCAAATAATGTTGTTATAGAAATTAATGCCAACCCGTTGCGCTTAGATCTCGATTGGCGCTGGCATCGCTACGCCTTAGAAAAAGGCGTTCTGCTATCAGTAAATCCCGATGCGCATAGAATGGAGGGTTTCCACGATATGCATTACGGAATTTTAGTCGCCCGAAAAGGTGGCCTAAGCGCCGATAAATGTTTAAATGCATTATCTTTAGAAGAGATTACCCACTATTTTGGCACGAAAAAAGCTAATGAAGTTAATAGGTAG
- the sppA gene encoding signal peptide peptidase SppA, with product MRDFFKYLFASMLGFFLSIAIIFLILFVIIVGAISSIDDDKSVTVANNSVLFLNLDQAITERTPKNPFGNLPIVGGGEKDGIGLNDLLKSIKRAKTDDNIKCIYLNVSSPNAGFATMREVRNALIDFKKSHKKIIAYSEVYTQGAYYLASAADKIYLNPEGALEFKGFSSELTFFKGTLEKAGVEMQVIRVGNYKSAVEPFILDKMSDYNRKQVTAYVGGLYNTFLTDIAQTRDVLKDSLYTIADNYKVRTPEDAVNFKLVDALKYKDQILEELKGISGRTRDENVRTVSINDYIKNNEDTGTGKDKIAVIYANGEISGGEGNDNQIGSERISRAIRKARLDDDIKAVVLRVNSPGGSALASDVIWREIVLTKKEKPVIASFGDVAASGGYYIGCAADSIFVQPNTITGSIGVFGIIPNFQNLMTNKLGITFDGVKTGKYADIMATNRPMTEGERFIIQNELNRIYSGFVSRVADGRKKSKAYIDSIGGGHVWIGTDAVQIGLADRIGSFNDAIKAAAKKARLKDYKIVEYPDVVDPLKSLVNEGTEKIKTYYAKQELGDNYMIYQQIKKVMSSSGIQVRMPFEAVIR from the coding sequence ATGAGAGATTTTTTTAAATATCTATTTGCGTCGATGCTGGGTTTTTTCCTTTCCATCGCTATTATTTTCCTGATTCTTTTTGTAATTATAGTGGGTGCAATTTCTTCTATCGACGATGATAAAAGTGTTACTGTGGCCAATAATTCTGTATTGTTCTTAAATCTCGATCAGGCCATTACAGAGCGTACACCGAAAAATCCGTTCGGTAACCTGCCCATTGTAGGCGGCGGCGAAAAAGATGGCATCGGATTAAACGACCTGCTAAAATCGATTAAAAGGGCAAAAACCGACGATAATATCAAATGCATTTATTTAAATGTAAGTAGCCCGAACGCTGGCTTTGCAACCATGCGTGAAGTAAGAAATGCGTTAATCGATTTCAAGAAATCGCATAAAAAAATAATCGCCTACAGCGAAGTTTACACACAGGGCGCCTACTATCTGGCTTCGGCGGCAGATAAAATTTACCTTAACCCCGAAGGCGCCTTAGAGTTTAAAGGCTTTAGTTCGGAGTTGACTTTTTTTAAGGGAACACTGGAAAAAGCCGGTGTGGAAATGCAGGTTATTCGCGTTGGCAATTACAAAAGCGCAGTTGAGCCGTTTATTCTCGATAAAATGAGCGATTACAACCGCAAGCAGGTTACGGCCTATGTTGGCGGTTTGTACAACACCTTTTTAACGGATATTGCACAAACGAGAGATGTTTTGAAAGATAGCCTGTATACCATCGCAGATAATTACAAGGTGAGAACGCCTGAAGATGCTGTGAACTTTAAATTGGTTGATGCCCTGAAATACAAAGACCAGATATTGGAGGAACTGAAGGGCATATCTGGCAGAACAAGAGATGAAAACGTGAGAACGGTTTCTATTAACGATTATATCAAAAACAACGAAGATACAGGCACCGGCAAAGATAAAATTGCCGTTATTTATGCAAATGGCGAAATTAGTGGCGGCGAAGGAAATGATAATCAGATCGGTTCTGAACGCATCTCGAGGGCAATTCGCAAAGCCCGTTTAGATGATGATATCAAGGCTGTGGTGCTTCGCGTAAACTCACCGGGCGGCAGTGCGCTGGCATCTGATGTGATTTGGAGAGAAATTGTGCTGACCAAAAAAGAAAAGCCTGTTATTGCATCCTTCGGCGACGTGGCCGCGTCTGGCGGCTATTATATCGGTTGCGCTGCTGATAGTATTTTCGTTCAGCCCAATACCATTACAGGTTCCATCGGCGTATTTGGGATTATTCCCAACTTTCAAAACCTGATGACCAATAAGCTGGGTATTACGTTTGATGGCGTTAAAACCGGCAAGTACGCCGATATCATGGCCACAAACCGCCCAATGACCGAGGGCGAAAGGTTTATTATTCAAAACGAATTGAACAGAATTTACAGCGGCTTTGTAAGTCGTGTGGCCGATGGAAGAAAGAAAAGCAAGGCGTATATCGACAGCATTGGCGGCGGCCACGTTTGGATTGGCACCGACGCGGTTCAAATTGGCTTGGCCGACAGAATCGGTAGTTTTAACGACGCCATTAAGGCTGCGGCAAAAAAAGCCAGGTTAAAAGATTATAAAATTGTAGAATACCCTGATGTTGTTGACCCTTTAAAATCATTGGTAAACGAAGGCACCGAAAAAATCAAGACTTACTACGCCAAACAAGAATTGGGCGACAATTACATGATTTATCAGCAAATTAAAAAAGTAATGTCAAGCTCGGGAATACAAGTAAGAATGCCTTTTGAAGCAGTGATAAGATAA
- the folK gene encoding 2-amino-4-hydroxy-6-hydroxymethyldihydropteridine diphosphokinase → MDLEYTTVYLLLGGNLGEREENLNKAIFLVSKEIGEIEAQSSIYETAAWGKTDQPAFLNQAIAVKTEFSALEVLEKALAIEQELGRVRKEKWGERLIDIDLILYGVEIIEIPGKLQIPHPHMQDRRFVMEPLAEIAPDMMHPRLGKTILEISKKITDNLAVKKL, encoded by the coding sequence ATGGATTTAGAGTACACGACTGTTTATTTGTTACTGGGCGGAAATTTGGGCGAACGGGAGGAAAATTTAAATAAAGCTATCTTTTTGGTTAGTAAGGAGATAGGTGAAATTGAGGCGCAATCGTCGATATATGAAACCGCGGCATGGGGCAAAACCGACCAACCTGCTTTTTTAAATCAGGCCATTGCGGTGAAAACAGAATTTTCGGCCTTAGAGGTATTGGAAAAGGCGCTGGCGATAGAGCAGGAGCTGGGTAGGGTAAGAAAGGAAAAATGGGGTGAGCGATTAATCGACATCGACTTGATTCTTTATGGTGTTGAAATAATAGAAATACCCGGAAAACTGCAGATTCCGCATCCGCACATGCAAGATCGGAGGTTCGTGATGGAACCTTTGGCCGAAATAGCCCCTGATATGATGCATCCACGACTAGGTAAAACGATTTTGGAGATCAGCAAAAAAATAACTGATAATTTAGCCGTAAAAAAGTTGTAA
- a CDS encoding Hpt domain-containing protein yields MQDNYDNHPLDLSYLTEMVGHNPEFMIEVFDMFIEQTPFYMAELENALSVENWDKVGDCAHKIKPTFSYIGRSDIKDFVQTIEHNARNKVSLEQIPLDVMRLEEMLDRVYVQIDEMKKSISAEN; encoded by the coding sequence ATGCAAGATAATTATGATAATCATCCCTTAGATTTATCATATCTTACAGAAATGGTTGGTCATAACCCTGAGTTTATGATCGAGGTTTTTGATATGTTTATTGAACAAACGCCTTTCTACATGGCAGAATTGGAGAACGCCCTATCAGTCGAAAACTGGGATAAGGTAGGCGATTGTGCGCACAAAATTAAGCCAACGTTTAGTTACATCGGGCGAAGCGACATTAAGGACTTTGTACAAACGATAGAGCATAATGCCCGAAACAAAGTTTCGCTGGAGCAAATTCCGCTGGATGTTATGCGCTTGGAAGAAATGTTGGATCGCGTTTATGTTCAGATAGACGAGATGAAAAAAAGTATCTCAGCAGAAAACTGA
- the pssA gene encoding CDP-diacylglycerol--serine O-phosphatidyltransferase, whose product MKRHIPNAITCANLFSGCIGIVFAFKGELQTAAYFVILSGVFDFFDGMVARLLNVKSVIGKDLDSLADMVSFGFLPGIIMFQLLKVSDYTSPYLPYLGFIITVFSALRLAKFNNDERQTEDFIGLNTPMNTLFICSLPFIAVDYPLVIGSTILLVAITAITSFLLVSEIRIFSLKFSNLSWKQNKIKFIFLILSAVLITALQFAAIPFVLVLYILLSVMHFRISKPLTTNGL is encoded by the coding sequence ATGAAAAGGCATATTCCTAACGCGATTACTTGTGCAAATCTGTTTTCGGGTTGTATTGGAATCGTATTTGCATTTAAGGGCGAACTACAAACCGCTGCCTATTTTGTAATCCTTTCGGGTGTTTTTGATTTTTTCGACGGAATGGTTGCACGTTTGCTAAACGTAAAATCGGTTATTGGTAAAGATTTAGATTCGCTGGCCGATATGGTAAGCTTTGGTTTTTTGCCCGGCATCATCATGTTTCAGTTGTTAAAGGTTAGCGATTACACTTCACCCTATTTGCCTTACCTGGGTTTCATTATCACTGTTTTTTCTGCATTACGATTGGCAAAATTCAATAATGATGAAAGACAAACGGAAGACTTTATCGGTTTAAATACGCCAATGAATACGCTGTTTATTTGTTCATTGCCGTTTATAGCTGTAGATTATCCTCTGGTAATCGGTTCTACCATCCTTTTGGTAGCCATCACGGCGATAACCAGTTTTCTTTTGGTCAGCGAAATCAGAATTTTTTCCCTGAAATTCAGCAATCTAAGCTGGAAACAAAATAAGATCAAGTTTATCTTCCTGATCTTATCTGCTGTATTAATTACGGCGCTGCAATTTGCGGCAATACCGTTTGTACTGGTGCTTTATATTTTATTATCTGTTATGCACTTCCGAATTAGTAAGCCATTAACAACAAACGGCCTGTAA
- the rho gene encoding transcription termination factor Rho produces the protein MFSKTELNDKLTPELRELAKSYGIEGADSLRKIDLVEVLLHQQEIINAAKTGSDPYADTEPVEVAPPAKTKAAKAQKAPKAAAASATVDKPVKKRARLNKEEAATPVERKRDSVTLFDEPQHQQPSEKQPDRIFETEEVSTKPISELIEESAEVVAPAPKRQDQKEKQEKAQRDDSRQQKQPGGGNHHKNENSYSNLDFDNVITNEGVLEIMPDGYGFLRSADYNYLTSPDDIYVSQSQIKLFGLKTGDTVKGSIRPPKEGEKYFPLVRVETINGRIPAEVRDRVPFDYLTPLFPTERLNLFTDTNNYSTRIMDLFTPIGKGQRGLIVAQPKTGKTNLLKEVANAIAKNHPEVYLIILLIDERPEEVTDMARSVRAEVIASTFDEPAERHVKIANIVLEKSKRLVESGHDVVILLDSITRLARAYNTTAPASGKILSGGVDANALHKPKRFFGAARNIENGGSLTILATALTDTGSKMDEVIFEEFKGTGNMELQLDRKLSNKRIFPAIDITASSTRRDDLLHDRDTLQRVWILRNHLADMNSQEAMEFVQAQIRGTKDNDEFLISMNS, from the coding sequence ATGTTTAGCAAAACAGAATTAAATGATAAGCTCACACCAGAACTTCGTGAGCTAGCAAAAAGCTATGGCATCGAGGGTGCCGATTCCCTAAGAAAAATTGACCTTGTTGAGGTTCTTTTACACCAGCAAGAAATTATAAATGCCGCTAAAACAGGTTCAGATCCTTATGCCGACACTGAGCCTGTTGAAGTAGCTCCACCGGCAAAAACCAAAGCTGCAAAGGCACAAAAAGCCCCTAAAGCGGCCGCGGCTTCGGCCACCGTAGATAAACCGGTTAAAAAAAGAGCAAGGTTAAACAAAGAAGAAGCGGCAACTCCGGTTGAGCGGAAAAGAGATTCGGTAACCTTGTTTGATGAGCCCCAGCACCAACAGCCATCGGAAAAACAACCCGACAGGATTTTTGAAACAGAGGAAGTAAGCACCAAACCAATTTCGGAACTTATTGAAGAAAGTGCCGAAGTTGTAGCTCCGGCACCAAAACGACAAGACCAAAAAGAAAAACAAGAAAAAGCTCAACGCGATGACAGTCGCCAGCAAAAACAACCTGGTGGCGGCAATCACCATAAAAACGAAAACAGCTATTCCAACCTCGATTTTGATAACGTAATTACAAATGAGGGTGTTCTCGAAATTATGCCCGACGGTTATGGTTTCTTACGGTCGGCCGATTATAACTACCTTACCTCTCCTGATGATATTTACGTATCTCAATCGCAAATAAAACTTTTCGGCTTAAAAACCGGCGATACTGTAAAAGGTAGCATCCGCCCACCAAAAGAAGGAGAAAAATATTTTCCATTGGTTCGGGTAGAAACCATTAACGGCAGAATCCCTGCTGAGGTTCGCGATCGGGTTCCTTTTGATTATTTAACCCCACTTTTCCCAACTGAAAGATTAAATCTTTTTACTGATACGAATAATTATTCTACGCGTATCATGGATCTTTTTACTCCGATAGGAAAAGGCCAACGTGGTTTAATTGTAGCGCAGCCAAAAACGGGTAAAACCAATTTACTTAAAGAAGTGGCCAATGCAATTGCAAAAAACCACCCCGAAGTTTACCTGATCATTCTTTTAATTGATGAGCGCCCTGAGGAGGTTACCGATATGGCCCGCAGTGTAAGAGCTGAGGTAATTGCCTCAACCTTTGATGAGCCAGCCGAGCGTCACGTTAAAATAGCCAACATTGTGTTAGAAAAATCTAAACGTTTGGTAGAAAGCGGACACGATGTGGTGATTTTATTAGATTCGATTACACGTTTGGCCAGGGCTTACAATACAACTGCTCCGGCATCAGGTAAAATCTTATCGGGTGGTGTTGATGCCAACGCCCTGCACAAACCAAAACGTTTCTTCGGTGCGGCCCGAAATATCGAAAACGGAGGTTCGTTAACCATTCTTGCAACCGCATTAACCGATACAGGTTCGAAAATGGATGAGGTTATTTTCGAAGAATTTAAAGGTACAGGTAACATGGAGTTACAATTAGACCGTAAATTATCGAACAAACGCATCTTCCCTGCAATTGACATCACTGCATCGAGTACCCGCCGCGACGATTTGTTACACGACAGAGATACCTTGCAACGTGTTTGGATTTTACGCAACCACCTTGCAGATATGAACAGTCAGGAAGCCATGGAATTTGTACAGGCGCAAATTAGAGGCACGAAAGATAACGACGAATTTTTGATTTCGATGAACAGCTAA